In a genomic window of Flavobacterium sp. KACC 22761:
- a CDS encoding TonB-dependent receptor, which produces MKLKYIGFFIALMCTAVSFGQIKITGTVKDKAAVPIPGVNVVVKGASTNTSTDFDGKFTISVPNKNAQIEFSFVGFTNKTVPVGDKTNFDIVLEEASQALDEIVVVGYAAVKKSDVTSSISSVKGKELQTMTVGNVAESLQGKVSGVQVTGQGGPGAQPRVLIRGISTVNLSTDPLYVVDGIPMGTSINFLSNNEIESMEVLKDASASAIYGSRASNGVILITTKKGKAGKTRFNFDTSSGMQIMNNPYHMADAEGYATIMNTAYNNSGYSDYLPNPSQYRGKTTDWWNAGIKKGTPVVNASLGVTGGSDKHTFAVSLNYYNSESIYDVGGWERITMRIANDFKFSDKFSAGITLNPRYEAYGSPGNWADFDKIDPITPIYKPADQLNGTENEYSIYARSPSYIWNPVAAVKRYDDFTDQYNLNTNGYLQYTPIKGLMIRSQASIEVGDKVRNKFSPDFVIDAAHEKAEINSVEKWNTTNVDWTWQNTITYTKTFAEKHNASLMVGNTMEEYNGNDLWGYGEGVPNNSDSMRELNAATKNRNSGGNSWSSSLMSYISRFSYNYDGKYYFTGTFRRDGSSKFMENNKWANFPSASVSWRILNEDFMESTKDVLSDLRFRAGWGKVGNQNLPSAVYQSNIGTGFYPIGDNIADTSYPSTMANKDIKWETVEDISFGLDFGLWKNKLSGSLEYYQKKTHDMLFLKQFPTYSGFPGYSTMWTNVGSMQSSGIDLLVSYKDKKGDFSWGADVTFTTVNVKMLNLSADGEKLYGASNRTLTVEGNEPGYFYGYVADGLFQNQTELNSHTDEHGTKLQPYAQVGDVRFKDINGDGKIDDKDRTKIGSPWADYNVGLNLNFAYKNFDLIANFYSSIGNDLVNQNISDLYNGASLTNKVSNLSEMAWHGEGTSNSIPRLSKDDNNENFTKFSSLYVEDGSYVRLKNLQVGYSFYNKFGLDKLRISLSGQNIWTWTNYTGVDPEVGGGVLGSGFGGWNYPVQPTILMGLNVAF; this is translated from the coding sequence ATGAAATTAAAATATATAGGATTTTTTATTGCCCTGATGTGTACTGCGGTATCATTTGGACAAATAAAAATTACAGGTACAGTTAAGGATAAAGCTGCTGTGCCAATTCCAGGAGTTAATGTAGTTGTAAAAGGAGCTTCAACTAACACGTCAACAGATTTTGACGGAAAGTTTACAATCAGTGTTCCAAATAAAAATGCGCAAATTGAATTCTCTTTTGTTGGTTTTACCAATAAAACGGTTCCAGTTGGCGATAAAACTAATTTTGATATTGTTTTGGAAGAAGCCAGCCAAGCATTAGATGAAATTGTGGTTGTGGGTTATGCTGCAGTAAAAAAGAGCGATGTTACGAGTTCGATTTCTTCTGTAAAAGGAAAAGAATTGCAAACAATGACAGTTGGTAACGTTGCAGAATCACTTCAAGGAAAAGTTTCAGGGGTACAAGTAACGGGACAAGGTGGTCCTGGTGCACAACCAAGAGTATTGATTCGTGGTATTTCTACAGTAAACTTAAGTACAGATCCTCTTTATGTTGTTGACGGAATCCCGATGGGAACAAGCATAAACTTTTTAAGCAACAACGAAATTGAGTCGATGGAGGTTTTGAAAGATGCTTCTGCGAGTGCTATTTATGGTTCTCGTGCTTCAAATGGAGTTATCTTGATTACTACTAAAAAAGGAAAAGCAGGAAAAACAAGATTCAACTTTGATACAAGTTCAGGTATGCAGATTATGAATAATCCGTATCATATGGCAGATGCAGAAGGTTATGCAACGATCATGAACACGGCTTATAATAACTCTGGCTATTCAGATTATTTGCCAAACCCTTCTCAATACAGAGGTAAAACTACAGATTGGTGGAATGCAGGAATTAAAAAAGGAACTCCTGTTGTGAATGCTTCTCTTGGGGTTACTGGAGGTTCAGATAAACACACTTTTGCTGTAAGTTTAAATTATTACAATTCAGAATCTATTTATGATGTAGGTGGATGGGAACGTATCACAATGAGAATTGCAAATGATTTTAAATTCTCTGATAAATTCTCCGCAGGAATTACTTTAAATCCTCGTTATGAAGCGTACGGTTCGCCAGGAAACTGGGCCGATTTTGACAAAATTGATCCAATTACGCCAATCTACAAACCAGCAGATCAATTAAACGGAACAGAAAACGAATACAGCATTTACGCACGTTCTCCTTCGTATATCTGGAATCCTGTTGCTGCTGTAAAACGTTATGATGATTTTACAGATCAATACAACTTAAACACAAATGGTTATTTGCAGTATACGCCAATCAAAGGATTGATGATTCGTTCACAAGCTTCTATTGAAGTTGGAGATAAAGTTAGAAATAAATTCAGCCCTGATTTTGTAATCGATGCGGCGCATGAAAAAGCAGAAATCAATAGTGTTGAAAAATGGAATACAACAAATGTTGATTGGACTTGGCAAAACACAATTACATATACCAAAACATTTGCCGAAAAACACAACGCTTCTTTAATGGTGGGTAACACTATGGAGGAATATAACGGAAATGATCTTTGGGGTTATGGCGAAGGAGTTCCTAACAACTCTGATTCTATGAGAGAATTAAATGCAGCAACTAAAAACCGTAACAGTGGAGGAAACAGCTGGTCAAGTTCTTTGATGTCTTATATTTCTCGTTTTTCTTACAACTATGATGGAAAGTATTATTTTACAGGTACTTTCAGACGTGATGGTTCTTCAAAATTCATGGAAAACAACAAATGGGCAAATTTCCCTTCTGCATCGGTTTCATGGAGAATTTTGAACGAAGATTTTATGGAATCAACAAAAGATGTGTTGAGCGATTTAAGATTTAGAGCGGGTTGGGGTAAAGTAGGAAACCAAAACTTGCCAAGCGCGGTTTATCAATCTAATATCGGAACAGGATTTTATCCTATTGGAGATAATATTGCTGATACTTCTTATCCTTCTACAATGGCTAATAAGGACATTAAATGGGAAACTGTTGAAGATATTTCTTTTGGACTTGATTTTGGATTATGGAAAAATAAGCTTTCTGGATCTTTGGAATATTATCAAAAGAAAACGCATGATATGCTTTTCTTAAAACAATTCCCAACATACAGCGGTTTCCCTGGGTATTCAACAATGTGGACCAATGTTGGATCAATGCAGTCAAGCGGTATCGATTTATTGGTTTCGTATAAAGACAAAAAGGGAGATTTCTCTTGGGGTGCAGATGTGACTTTTACAACTGTAAATGTTAAAATGCTGAATTTATCTGCTGATGGTGAAAAATTATACGGCGCAAGCAACAGAACTTTGACGGTTGAAGGAAATGAGCCTGGATATTTCTATGGATATGTTGCTGATGGTTTGTTCCAAAACCAAACAGAATTGAATTCTCATACTGATGAGCACGGAACAAAATTACAGCCTTACGCACAAGTTGGAGATGTTCGTTTTAAAGATATCAATGGCGATGGAAAAATAGATGATAAAGACAGAACTAAAATTGGTTCTCCTTGGGCTGATTACAATGTCGGATTGAATTTGAATTTTGCTTACAAAAATTTTGATTTGATTGCGAATTTCTACTCAAGCATTGGAAATGATTTGGTGAACCAAAATATTTCAGATTTATACAACGGTGCAAGTTTGACAAACAAAGTAAGCAACTTATCAGAAATGGCTTGGCATGGAGAAGGAACTTCAAACTCTATTCCTCGTTTGTCTAAAGATGATAACAACGAAAATTTCACAAAATTCTCTTCTTTATATGTTGAGGATGGATCTTATGTACGTTTGAAAAACCTTCAAGTAGGTTACTCATTCTACAATAAATTCGGATTAGATAAACTAAGAATCTCTTTATCAGGTCAAAATATTTGGACTTGGACAAACTATACAGGAGTTGATCCTGAAGTAGGAGGAGGAGTTTTAGGTTCAGGTTTTGGTGGATGGAATTATCCAGTTCAACCAACAATCTTGATGGGTCTTAATGTAGCATTTTAA
- a CDS encoding two-component regulator propeller domain-containing protein: MKHFVLHFILLFGFTSLSFAQDNPVKFLDISDGLSNNSVTTIFQDSDGYIWFGTYDGLNRYDGYNFKVFRNRINDKKSLSFNAVYNIEGDSGKNIWVGGANGISIYNKATATFQPAEYLLSDKKKILNGIIHQMRSVSENLFLIASQSLGLVSFENGAFVGKQIPLTVLGNKISINNYDAIAIQEDKKNNHSWVYVRNVGICSYSYSAKTLKAIFSLSKEVKAMKLASDGNLWLGTDEGLFLFNTKTGIISANYFSNKCSVTDLLVDKKKELWITTDGCGIYKVIGTNKKAISFNTVNENQLAKSNSVWSLYEDKDGNKWFGSLRGGISMLSNTPKYFKNIRYNAKDPAENFILSFCEDEKKNLWVGTDGAGLKYWNRKNNTYINYGNKLSSPFITGIIRDNNNEIWLSTWAGGVNKINPKNNSVTQYSCFNPFTKQVEKNIWFVYKDSKANIWVSATNEGSLYLFDRTKNSFVLFDKSVTNLQCLTETSDGKLWGGNYTNLFSIEKNTRKITKVSIGNAVRCIHEDKDKNLWLGTQEGGLLLFDRKASTFKRFTSDNGLPSNTILRLLEDKEGNLWMSTYNGVCRFDKKRQTFRNFSVNDGLQSNQFSFNAGLELSTGEFLFGGINGFNIFFPEKIKGFNQKNNLLLSDFSVNNQSIEESKVEVSDADSGKMKEVRLDYDQTALSLEFVAIDYNNADKINYAYFLEGWDEQWNYVGQARKANYSRLPEGKYTFKVKTTNFKGGWNKEVSLVSIQVLPPWYRTWWAYTLYLLAIAGALFLYLDYQKNKEKLKYKVKIAELESKKEKEIAEKQSSMFTYISHEFRTPLSLIINPLKKAVQKERVENGSSGSDLAIAHRNARRLLSLVDQLLLFRKAENDADSLRLSPINVNKLCNEVYQCFVNQAKDKNINYGFEIPENEIEIIGDYEKIEISLFNLMSNAFKYTPIGGEINLKLTETNSDVEMEISDSGEGIDKGDIEVIFEKFKQINSKVSIGTGFGIGLFIVKYFVDKHKGKVSCSSEIGKGSIFKLTFLKGSSHFENAVITNDVQVRSQLFDELNIDDTEENNAVNTQVSESDFQTVMLTEKRTILIIDDNDDIRNYLIKMFSENYMVYSAENGEEGLKLTKKHMPDLVISDITMEQMDGLELCRKIKESNDLSHIPVILLTASKNPETHLQGINDGADDYIMKPFDDDILVARVESLLRNRSNLRTYFLDSITLKENTQKVPAEYQFILKKCIDIVEANIHKKDFTIKTFAQEMGMSHRTLYTKIKIISGQTLNAFIRSLRIRRAAMLMLTEDMNIAQASAEVGFEDPKYFRQQFVKLFGMTPSEYIKKYKSSFNSDLNIIS; this comes from the coding sequence CAGAATATCTTTTATCGGATAAAAAGAAAATCCTAAATGGCATTATTCATCAAATGCGTTCTGTTTCCGAGAACCTGTTTTTGATTGCTTCGCAGAGTTTAGGTTTAGTTAGTTTTGAGAATGGGGCATTCGTTGGAAAACAAATTCCGCTTACCGTTTTGGGCAATAAAATCAGCATCAATAATTATGATGCGATTGCCATTCAAGAAGATAAAAAAAACAATCATTCCTGGGTGTATGTTCGTAATGTCGGAATTTGCAGTTACAGTTATTCGGCTAAAACTTTAAAAGCTATTTTTTCGCTTTCGAAAGAAGTAAAAGCAATGAAATTAGCTTCTGACGGAAATCTTTGGCTTGGAACAGATGAAGGACTTTTTCTTTTCAATACCAAAACAGGCATTATTTCAGCTAATTATTTTTCGAATAAATGCAGTGTCACCGATCTTTTGGTTGACAAGAAAAAAGAACTCTGGATCACGACTGATGGCTGTGGCATTTACAAAGTAATCGGAACAAATAAAAAAGCCATTTCGTTTAATACTGTCAACGAAAATCAGTTGGCGAAAAGCAACTCAGTTTGGAGCTTGTACGAAGATAAAGATGGCAACAAATGGTTTGGCTCATTGCGTGGTGGCATCAGTATGTTGAGCAATACGCCAAAATATTTTAAAAACATTCGCTATAATGCCAAAGATCCCGCCGAAAACTTCATTTTGTCTTTTTGTGAAGATGAAAAAAAGAATCTTTGGGTAGGAACAGATGGCGCAGGTTTAAAATATTGGAACCGGAAAAACAATACTTATATAAATTACGGAAACAAACTTTCGAGTCCGTTTATTACCGGAATTATTAGGGATAATAACAACGAAATCTGGCTTTCGACTTGGGCTGGCGGCGTCAATAAAATCAATCCGAAGAATAATTCGGTTACGCAATATTCGTGTTTTAATCCTTTTACGAAACAAGTTGAAAAAAATATTTGGTTTGTTTACAAAGATTCAAAAGCAAATATTTGGGTAAGTGCGACAAATGAAGGTTCGTTATATTTATTTGACCGAACAAAAAACAGTTTTGTGCTTTTTGACAAATCGGTTACAAATTTGCAATGTTTGACGGAAACGAGCGATGGAAAACTTTGGGGCGGAAATTATACCAATTTGTTTTCTATCGAGAAGAATACACGAAAAATAACCAAAGTTTCTATAGGAAATGCAGTCCGTTGTATTCATGAGGATAAAGACAAAAATCTTTGGCTCGGGACTCAGGAAGGTGGACTTTTGTTATTTGACCGAAAAGCAAGCACTTTTAAACGATTTACCTCAGACAATGGCTTGCCGTCAAATACGATTTTGAGACTTCTGGAAGACAAAGAAGGCAATTTGTGGATGAGTACGTACAACGGCGTGTGCAGATTTGATAAAAAGCGACAAACTTTCCGCAATTTCTCTGTGAATGACGGTTTACAAAGCAATCAGTTTAGTTTTAATGCCGGACTCGAATTATCGACTGGAGAATTTCTTTTTGGCGGAATTAACGGTTTCAACATTTTTTTTCCAGAAAAGATTAAAGGTTTCAATCAGAAGAATAATTTATTGCTGAGCGATTTCTCAGTAAACAATCAGTCAATTGAAGAAAGCAAGGTAGAAGTTTCAGATGCTGATTCAGGCAAAATGAAAGAAGTACGTTTGGATTATGATCAAACGGCTTTGTCATTAGAATTTGTGGCAATAGATTATAATAATGCCGACAAAATAAATTATGCGTATTTTTTGGAAGGCTGGGATGAACAGTGGAATTATGTGGGTCAAGCCCGAAAAGCAAATTACTCGAGATTGCCAGAAGGAAAATATACTTTCAAGGTTAAAACAACCAATTTTAAAGGCGGTTGGAATAAAGAAGTCAGTTTGGTTTCTATTCAAGTTTTACCGCCTTGGTACAGAACCTGGTGGGCCTACACTTTATATTTACTTGCAATTGCAGGCGCACTTTTTCTGTATTTAGATTACCAAAAAAACAAAGAAAAACTTAAATATAAAGTCAAAATTGCCGAATTAGAAAGCAAGAAAGAAAAAGAAATTGCTGAGAAACAATCGTCGATGTTCACTTATATTTCGCATGAATTTAGAACGCCGCTTTCGCTGATTATCAATCCGCTGAAAAAAGCCGTTCAGAAGGAACGTGTTGAAAACGGATCTTCAGGAAGTGATTTGGCCATTGCGCACCGAAATGCCAGACGTCTTTTGAGTTTGGTCGATCAACTTTTGCTTTTCAGAAAAGCCGAAAATGATGCCGATTCGCTTCGATTATCGCCTATAAATGTCAATAAGCTTTGCAATGAAGTGTATCAATGTTTTGTGAATCAGGCGAAAGATAAAAACATCAATTATGGTTTTGAGATTCCTGAAAACGAAATTGAGATAATTGGGGATTATGAAAAAATCGAAATTTCACTGTTCAATTTAATGTCCAATGCTTTTAAATACACGCCAATTGGAGGTGAAATTAATTTGAAATTGACAGAAACGAATTCTGATGTTGAAATGGAAATTTCAGACAGCGGAGAAGGAATCGACAAAGGAGATATCGAAGTAATATTCGAAAAATTCAAACAAATCAATTCTAAAGTTTCCATTGGAACCGGTTTTGGAATCGGGCTTTTTATCGTGAAATATTTTGTCGATAAACACAAAGGAAAAGTGAGCTGTAGTAGTGAAATTGGAAAAGGAAGTATATTTAAACTAACATTTCTGAAAGGAAGCAGTCATTTTGAAAATGCTGTGATCACAAATGATGTTCAAGTAAGAAGCCAGCTTTTTGATGAATTGAATATTGACGATACTGAGGAGAATAATGCGGTAAATACTCAAGTTTCTGAAAGTGATTTCCAGACTGTAATGCTTACCGAAAAACGAACCATTTTAATTATTGACGATAATGATGATATCAGAAATTATCTAATTAAAATGTTTTCGGAAAATTATATGGTTTACAGCGCTGAAAATGGAGAAGAAGGCTTAAAACTGACGAAAAAACACATGCCAGATTTAGTAATCAGCGATATTACTATGGAACAAATGGACGGCTTGGAATTGTGCCGAAAAATAAAAGAAAGCAATGATTTGTCGCATATTCCGGTTATTTTATTGACGGCTTCCAAAAATCCAGAAACGCATTTGCAAGGAATCAACGATGGTGCCGATGATTATATCATGAAACCTTTTGATGACGATATTCTTGTTGCGCGAGTGGAATCGTTATTGCGAAACAGAAGCAATCTTAGAACTTATTTCTTGGATAGTATTACTTTAAAAGAAAACACCCAGAAAGTTCCGGCAGAATATCAGTTCATCTTGAAAAAATGTATTGATATTGTTGAGGCTAATATTCATAAAAAAGATTTTACGATAAAAACCTTTGCTCAAGAAATGGGAATGAGCCACAGAACGCTTTATACCAAAATCAAGATTATTTCGGGACAGACTTTAAATGCTTTTATTCGATCACTCCGTATTCGCAGAGCGGCGATGTTGATGCTTACAGAAGACATGAATATTGCACAGGCAAGTGCCGAAGTTGGTTTTGAAGATCCGAAATATTTTAGACAACAGTTTGTGAAACTTTTTGGAATGACGCCTTCGGAGTATATTAAAAAATATAAGAGCTCTTTCAACTCTGATTTGAATATTATCAGTTAA